The following proteins are co-located in the Siansivirga zeaxanthinifaciens CC-SAMT-1 genome:
- a CDS encoding T9SS type A sorting domain-containing protein gives MRINIAKKFVLILSLLFFGYELNAQVLWYGDPNLSVNDNFRHLDPNGNSNPSGDDCVDDPNNPPFVTTPIDSEFGKFWRITKPVSRKRAEFARTTGDVNTFTPQKGGTYYYGWRWRFNSEPNLNAGIAVFQWKTTDGGDINTNKQNYPYTMSYDGTTLSLNAFGPAEPNWNRPGSITQRRTTLWQHVIPEDEWVTFVIKVKVDDNFDVVNNRYEGYLEFWFNGVQQTLSNLNFNEYQVVLADSDKRAYHKTFDGVEVYPKWGSYNENACDFEVITDFDDMRVASTYLEALPSGSIGGNPTNGLEGKYKIKHSVTGKYWTVDTANSNIITADEISPNNNSQIFEVKSVGSNGYYNISCTLTGWDAVRFESINVYPTTTATPTTDTNNTRIFEFVSNGSGAYDIHTPQTTTGRYAYDNSGDVNYTSSATANTKWLLENTNALSNEGFHRNSVFISNPIDDEIIIDGLEKKVNKIEVFNIVGKTIVLKNVKGASSIRIDANTLISGLYFVKFYGEVSIYTRKIIKK, from the coding sequence ATGAGAATAAATATAGCTAAGAAATTCGTGCTTATTTTATCGCTATTATTTTTTGGCTATGAGCTAAATGCACAAGTATTATGGTACGGAGACCCTAATTTATCCGTAAATGATAATTTTAGACACCTCGACCCTAATGGCAATAGCAACCCAAGTGGTGATGATTGTGTTGATGATCCCAATAATCCACCATTTGTCACTACACCTATAGATTCTGAGTTTGGTAAATTTTGGCGTATAACTAAACCTGTTTCTAGAAAGAGAGCAGAATTTGCCAGAACTACGGGCGACGTAAATACATTTACCCCTCAAAAAGGCGGAACTTATTATTATGGTTGGCGTTGGAGATTTAATTCTGAACCAAATTTAAATGCTGGTATTGCTGTGTTTCAATGGAAAACTACTGATGGTGGAGATATTAACACGAATAAACAAAATTATCCTTATACGATGTCTTACGATGGTACAACTTTAAGTTTAAATGCCTTCGGACCAGCAGAACCGAATTGGAACAGGCCAGGGTCTATAACCCAGCGAAGAACAACCTTATGGCAACATGTAATTCCCGAAGATGAATGGGTGACTTTTGTTATAAAAGTCAAGGTTGATGATAATTTTGATGTGGTTAATAATAGATATGAAGGCTATTTAGAGTTCTGGTTTAATGGAGTACAGCAAACACTTTCAAATCTTAATTTTAATGAATATCAAGTGGTTTTGGCAGATTCTGATAAAAGAGCCTATCATAAAACATTTGATGGAGTTGAAGTTTACCCAAAGTGGGGTTCTTACAATGAAAACGCCTGTGATTTTGAGGTGATAACAGATTTTGATGACATGCGTGTTGCTTCAACATACCTTGAAGCACTTCCTAGTGGTTCAATTGGTGGAAATCCAACCAATGGTTTAGAAGGAAAATATAAAATTAAGCACAGTGTAACGGGGAAGTATTGGACTGTAGACACTGCAAATTCAAATATTATTACTGCCGATGAAATTTCGCCAAATAATAATTCACAAATTTTTGAAGTGAAATCTGTTGGTTCTAATGGTTATTATAATATTTCATGTACACTTACGGGATGGGATGCAGTAAGATTTGAATCGATTAATGTGTATCCTACTACAACTGCAACTCCCACCACAGATACAAACAATACAAGAATTTTTGAATTTGTTTCTAACGGTTCTGGCGCATATGATATCCATACGCCACAAACAACCACAGGAAGGTATGCATATGATAATTCGGGTGATGTTAATTACACAAGTTCAGCTACAGCTAACACGAAATGGCTATTAGAAAATACGAATGCACTTAGTAATGAAGGTTTTCATAGAAATTCAGTTTTCATTTCTAACCCAATAGATGACGAAATTATAATTGATGGATTAGAAAAAAAAGTCAATAAAATTGAAGTGTTTAACATAGTTGGCAAAACTATAGTATTGAAAAACGTAAAAGGGGCATCATCTATACGAATAGACGCTAATACCTTAATCAGTGGTTTATACTTTGTTAAATTCTACGGGGAAGTATCAATATATACAAGAAAAATCATCAAAAAATAG
- a CDS encoding glycoside hydrolase family 88/105 protein codes for MNKTILALFTVLLFFNCSTAQKVTGVNVIDKSDIKSAMIKALEWQEAHPIFAIAPTDWTEGAYYTGVVRAHKATKDMIYMAALKNQGYWNNWQTYKRLHHADDVAISYSYLYIDMNDGRRNFVDLEPTKKFLDAHLFDDDEWKKGTDKSEYGRTILWWWCDALFMAPPVLNLYAKHTKQPKYLDEMHKFYMQTYNQLYDKEEQLFARDMRFVWQGNDKDTKEPNGKKVFWSRGNGWVFAGLALILDDMPADYKHRPFYENLYKEMAEKILKLQPEDGLWRTSLLCPESYNHGEVSGSGFHTFALAWGINNGLLDKKYIPAVKKGWNALKACQHEDGRVGWVQNIGAFPEPASYDSYQNFGTGAFLMAGSEILKMQ; via the coding sequence ATGAATAAAACCATTTTAGCATTATTTACAGTTTTATTGTTTTTTAACTGTTCAACGGCCCAGAAAGTAACAGGAGTTAATGTTATTGATAAATCAGATATTAAGTCAGCTATGATAAAGGCATTAGAGTGGCAAGAAGCACATCCTATTTTTGCAATTGCACCAACCGATTGGACAGAAGGAGCTTATTATACGGGTGTGGTAAGAGCACATAAAGCTACTAAAGATATGATTTATATGGCTGCCCTAAAAAATCAAGGATATTGGAATAATTGGCAAACATATAAACGTTTACATCATGCCGATGATGTTGCCATATCTTACAGTTATTTGTATATAGATATGAATGATGGTAGACGAAATTTCGTGGATTTAGAACCTACAAAAAAATTCTTAGACGCCCATTTATTTGATGACGATGAGTGGAAAAAAGGAACAGATAAAAGTGAATATGGCAGAACTATTTTGTGGTGGTGGTGCGATGCCTTATTTATGGCTCCTCCTGTACTTAATTTGTATGCGAAACATACTAAACAGCCCAAGTATTTAGATGAGATGCATAAGTTTTATATGCAAACTTACAACCAGTTATACGATAAAGAAGAACAATTGTTTGCAAGAGATATGCGTTTTGTGTGGCAGGGTAACGATAAAGACACCAAAGAACCAAATGGTAAAAAGGTATTCTGGTCTCGAGGCAACGGTTGGGTTTTTGCTGGTTTAGCTTTAATTTTAGATGATATGCCAGCAGATTATAAGCATCGCCCGTTTTATGAGAACTTATACAAAGAAATGGCAGAGAAAATATTAAAACTTCAACCTGAAGACGGTTTATGGAGAACAAGTTTGTTATGTCCAGAGTCTTATAATCATGGCGAGGTAAGCGGTAGTGGTTTCCATACTTTTGCATTGGCTTGGGGCATTAATAATGGTTTGTTAGATAAAAAATATATACCAGCAGTTAAAAAAGGTTGGAATGCTTTAAAAGCCTGCCAACATGAGGATGGTCGCGTAGGTTGGGTACAAAACATTGGTGCATTTCCAGAACCAGCATCTTATGATAGTTATCAAAATTTTGGAACAGGTGCTTTTTTAATGGCAGGGAGTGAGATTCTAAAAATGCAATAA
- a CDS encoding glycoside hydrolase family 3 N-terminal domain-containing protein, whose translation MRKLLFIALLSIFTSCGKGDSKAKDYKDASLSIDERVEALLPKLSLEEKVAQMRIFHATIGAKYDNNGNLKLSDKVIEKLKLGIAGIKNPGEHIDAVSAAKFNNKLQKYIIENNRWGIPALFVTESYNGVDAEGCTKFGRPITSAASFNPALVQRQWDVVGREARLRGMHMCHSPEADLVRDPRFGRMSEAFGEDTYLTTQMVKSAIKGVQGDYEGLGNGTHIGAVAKHFAAYGQVLGGSNFAAIEISPRTLIDEIYPPFEAAVKDAKTLGIMASHGDINGVASHGNPELLTGVLRDQWGFEGYVVSDSNDIARLHYFMNVAETPEDAARMGLVAGIDIDLYAEDSYAYLPEMVKKNPELEELIDRSVRRVLRTKFILGLFDNPYIDIEAVKTGNRAKASLELAKESDLESIILLKNENNTLPLDANKSTKIALLGPLVRENTKAMFESVVTDNVKFVAEKGFHLTDETGGAPKLLERDGKALDNLVNIAKSSDAIVLFLGGDEFTSKEAFFNNALGDRATIDPVGPQDELVERVKALGKPLIVVLKHRRTLSINTIADQADAILDTWDLSEFGDESTARIIFGEVSPSGKLPVTVPRSIGQIPFHYSMKEINYKKGYLFLKDGPLFPFGHGLSYANFEYSDIKISNPEMTADTELEVSVTVANKSNVKAKEVVQMYVKDEIGSVTRPDKELKGFEKIELNAGESKTVSFKITSKMLEFTGVTMEKVLEAGDYTVMLGTSSNDYLETTFKLKK comes from the coding sequence ATGAGAAAATTACTTTTTATTGCATTGCTATCAATTTTTACCTCTTGTGGTAAGGGAGATTCAAAAGCTAAAGATTACAAAGATGCCTCGCTTTCTATTGATGAAAGAGTAGAAGCGCTTTTACCCAAATTATCCCTTGAAGAAAAAGTAGCGCAAATGCGTATATTTCATGCCACCATTGGAGCTAAATATGATAACAATGGTAATCTTAAACTTTCCGATAAGGTAATTGAAAAATTAAAATTAGGTATTGCAGGTATTAAAAACCCTGGCGAACATATTGATGCAGTTTCTGCAGCTAAATTTAATAATAAACTTCAAAAATACATTATAGAAAACAACCGTTGGGGCATTCCTGCATTATTTGTAACAGAGTCATATAATGGTGTAGATGCCGAAGGTTGTACCAAGTTTGGTCGCCCTATTACTTCTGCAGCGTCATTCAATCCAGCGCTTGTACAAAGACAGTGGGATGTGGTAGGAAGAGAAGCGCGTTTACGTGGTATGCACATGTGTCACTCTCCAGAAGCCGACTTAGTTCGTGACCCACGTTTTGGACGTATGAGTGAGGCTTTTGGTGAAGATACCTATCTAACCACACAAATGGTTAAAAGTGCCATTAAAGGTGTGCAAGGTGATTACGAAGGTTTAGGTAATGGTACTCATATTGGTGCTGTTGCAAAACATTTTGCTGCTTACGGACAAGTACTTGGCGGTTCAAATTTTGCTGCTATTGAAATTTCTCCAAGAACGTTAATAGATGAAATATATCCACCGTTTGAAGCTGCTGTTAAAGATGCCAAAACCCTGGGTATTATGGCATCACATGGCGATATTAATGGCGTAGCATCTCATGGTAATCCAGAATTGCTTACCGGTGTTTTAAGAGACCAATGGGGTTTTGAAGGTTATGTAGTCTCAGATTCTAACGATATTGCACGTTTACATTATTTTATGAACGTAGCAGAAACACCAGAAGATGCTGCGAGAATGGGTTTAGTAGCTGGTATTGATATCGATTTATATGCTGAAGATTCTTATGCGTATTTGCCAGAAATGGTAAAGAAAAACCCTGAATTGGAAGAGTTAATTGACAGATCTGTAAGGCGTGTTTTAAGAACAAAATTTATTCTAGGCTTGTTCGATAATCCTTATATCGATATAGAGGCCGTTAAGACAGGTAATAGAGCTAAGGCTTCTTTAGAATTGGCAAAAGAATCCGATTTAGAGTCGATTATTCTTCTTAAAAATGAAAATAACACGTTGCCACTTGATGCTAATAAATCTACAAAAATAGCGCTTTTAGGGCCTCTTGTAAGGGAGAATACTAAAGCTATGTTTGAATCTGTAGTAACCGATAATGTTAAATTTGTTGCCGAGAAAGGATTTCATCTTACCGATGAAACTGGAGGCGCTCCAAAATTATTAGAGCGCGATGGTAAAGCTTTAGATAATTTGGTTAACATCGCTAAAAGTTCAGATGCTATCGTGTTATTTTTAGGAGGCGATGAGTTTACTTCTAAAGAAGCTTTTTTTAATAATGCTTTAGGGGATAGAGCAACAATCGACCCTGTTGGTCCACAAGATGAACTAGTAGAAAGGGTAAAAGCACTAGGTAAACCGCTTATTGTGGTTTTAAAACATAGAAGAACGCTGTCTATTAATACTATTGCAGACCAAGCTGATGCTATTTTAGATACTTGGGATTTAAGCGAATTTGGTGATGAGTCTACAGCTAGAATTATTTTCGGTGAAGTATCTCCATCAGGTAAATTGCCAGTTACGGTGCCTCGTTCTATTGGCCAAATTCCTTTTCATTATAGCATGAAAGAAATAAACTATAAAAAAGGTTATTTGTTTTTAAAAGATGGGCCATTATTTCCTTTTGGTCATGGCTTAAGTTATGCAAACTTTGAATATTCAGATATTAAAATTTCAAATCCTGAAATGACAGCAGATACTGAATTAGAAGTAAGTGTAACTGTTGCCAATAAAAGCAATGTAAAAGCCAAGGAAGTCGTACAAATGTATGTTAAGGATGAAATAGGTTCTGTTACAAGACCAGATAAAGAATTAAAAGGTTTTGAAAAAATAGAATTAAATGCGGGAGAAAGTAAAACGGTTTCTTTTAAAATAACATCTAAAATGTTAGAATTTACAGGTGTTACAATGGAAAAAGTATTGGAAGCCGGTGATTATACGGTTATGTTAGGAACCTCTTCAAACGATTATTTAGAAACCACTTTTAAACTAAAAAAATAA
- a CDS encoding family 43 glycosylhydrolase, with protein sequence MKTNFKITYGIVSAMLLVITSVCSQNPIVPNVGLNDPHIHIFNDTAYVYASHDKSVKNDKFIMEDWWVWSSPDLVNWTKRSVLKPEDTYIGKEFSRCWATDAAYRNGKYYFYFSEGNEQTGVVVGKTPVGPWKDVLGKPLLSSNLTPTHEYDMAIFEDKGEHYIIFGVWDYYIAKLNEDMISLAESPKKIIINNPRGPYNPDGSNTKMPTDDKPFMHKYNGKYYLSWGSFYAMADNVYGPYDYKDTVIKEASFAKGFDAPTWPNGFLQGRHGSFFEWHNQWYYIYCDISQTGNRYFRDSFISYVHYKDNGEMATIRVDGIGVGNYDANASIEAEDYFKASGIKKVENTLGGFSIQTIQNTSHVIYPNIKGLQGKTILELEVMASDACSVEVRDTNAEGKLLFSLEIPKNNIYTFQPRQFNAQNLNQVKSICFVFKTINNQSLTINRFAFKN encoded by the coding sequence ATGAAAACAAATTTTAAAATAACATATGGAATTGTAAGTGCAATGTTATTAGTTATAACATCTGTATGCTCACAAAATCCCATAGTTCCAAACGTTGGATTAAACGATCCGCATATTCATATTTTCAACGATACCGCTTACGTTTATGCTTCGCATGATAAATCTGTTAAAAACGATAAGTTTATCATGGAAGATTGGTGGGTGTGGTCTTCTCCCGATTTGGTGAATTGGACAAAACGAAGTGTTTTAAAACCTGAAGATACTTATATAGGAAAAGAATTTTCAAGATGTTGGGCTACAGATGCGGCCTATAGAAATGGAAAGTATTATTTTTATTTTTCCGAAGGAAACGAGCAAACAGGCGTTGTAGTTGGAAAAACACCCGTAGGTCCTTGGAAAGATGTTTTAGGTAAACCTCTATTATCCTCAAATTTAACACCTACGCATGAATATGATATGGCCATTTTTGAAGACAAAGGCGAGCATTATATCATTTTTGGTGTATGGGATTATTACATAGCTAAGCTCAACGAAGACATGATAAGTTTAGCAGAATCACCAAAGAAAATAATTATTAATAATCCGAGAGGCCCTTATAATCCCGATGGAAGCAATACAAAAATGCCAACAGATGATAAGCCTTTTATGCATAAATATAATGGAAAGTATTATTTGTCTTGGGGCAGTTTCTATGCCATGGCAGATAATGTTTACGGTCCTTATGATTACAAAGATACCGTTATAAAAGAGGCGAGTTTTGCCAAAGGCTTTGATGCTCCAACATGGCCAAATGGGTTTTTACAAGGTCGTCATGGTTCATTCTTTGAGTGGCACAACCAATGGTATTATATTTATTGTGATATAAGTCAAACCGGAAATCGTTATTTTAGAGATAGCTTTATAAGTTATGTGCATTACAAAGATAATGGTGAAATGGCAACCATAAGAGTTGACGGTATTGGAGTAGGTAATTATGATGCCAATGCTAGTATTGAAGCCGAAGACTATTTTAAAGCATCAGGTATAAAAAAAGTGGAAAATACTTTAGGAGGATTTTCAATACAAACAATACAAAATACAAGTCATGTTATTTACCCCAATATAAAAGGTTTACAGGGCAAAACCATTTTAGAATTAGAGGTGATGGCTAGTGATGCCTGTTCTGTTGAGGTAAGAGATACGAATGCTGAAGGTAAACTATTGTTCTCTTTAGAAATACCTAAAAATAATATTTACACATTTCAACCACGACAATTTAATGCTCAAAATTTAAATCAGGTAAAATCTATTTGTTTTGTATTTAAAACCATTAATAATCAGTCATTAACAATAAATCGATTTGCATTTAAAAACTAA